In Ostrea edulis chromosome 4, xbOstEdul1.1, whole genome shotgun sequence, a single window of DNA contains:
- the LOC125670415 gene encoding pro-neuregulin-3, membrane-bound isoform-like, whose product MHQLPPLLLVILCTLFTAVYSCGRTPATPRPTTVAPVTVTTGFVSHRKPCTKNETEAQNCLNGGTCFVLEIEVGEGRTTHCQCRENYIGKNCFYIDPTLIFQQERDDQVKAASIAASVVGIVLFVTVIVCVLVLHKRYVRKKKQEQEKENIKLQSVNTESNATTNGRSNEGELLLTCNGRQTDNSL is encoded by the exons ATGCATCAGTTGCCTCCCTTGCTACTGGTTATATTGTGTACACTGTTTACAGCTGTAT ATAGTTGTGGGAGAACACCAGCTACCCCCCGCCCCACCACTGTGGCACCAGTGACAGTCACCACAGGATTTGTTAGTCACCGCAAaccatgtacaaaaaatgaaacagaGGCACAGAACTGTCTGAATGGAGGGACTTGCTTTGTTTTGGAGATTGAAGTTGGAGAAGGAAGAACTACGCACTGTCA ATGCAGAGAGAATTACATTGGAAAGAATTGTTTCTACATTGACCCAACATTGATATTTCAAC AAGAAAGAGATGACCAAGTAAAGGCTGCCTCAATAGCTGCCAGCGTGGTGGGCATTGTTCTCTTTGTTACAGTCATTGTGTGTGTCCTGGTGCTTCATAAAAG ATATGTCAGGAAGAAGAAACAAGAACAAgaaaaggaaaatataaaaCTACAG AGTGTAAATACTGAATCAAATGCAACTACAAATGGAAGAAGCAATGAGGGAGAACTCCTTTTAACGTGTAATGGTCGTCAAACGGACAATTCATTATAG